GATTATAACGCCGGGTGGAAAATTTGGGCGTGCGCTGTTGCTTCGCCCGCATGGACTTTTTTGCCACGTTCAATCCCTAACTTAAGAAGGTCAATTTTTACTTTCTGCGGAACGGCATCCCGAAACCGGCGAGCAGCTCAAAAGCTTCTTCGTCGCTTTTCGCAGTCGTCACGAATGTAATGTTCATGCCGCGAATCTTCGTCACCTTGTCATAATTGATTTCAGGAAAGATGATCTGCTCCTTGACGCCGATGGTGTAATTGCCGAAACCATCAAAGGCCTTGTCGGGCAGCCCACGGAAATCGCGGATACGCGGCACGGCTATCGAAATAAAGCGTTCGAGAAATTCATACATGCGCCAGCGGCGCAGCGTGACCATGCAGCCAATCGGCATGTTCTCACGCAACTTAAAATTCGAGATCGATTTCTTCGCCCGCGTAATAATTGGCTTCTGGCCGGTGATGATTTCCATATCAGCCGCCGCCGCATCCAGATATTTTTGATCATCCACCGCATCGCCCACGCCCATGTTGATGATGATCTTCGCGAGCCGGGGCACTTGCATCTTATTGCGGTAATTGAAGCGCTTGATCAATCCTGGAACAATTTCGTTGCGGTACATGGCAAACAATTGCGGAAGGTAGTCAGCGGGCAGCGCTTCTTTTTTATCCTTTTCTACTTTCGCCTCGCTGGCCGGGGCCGCCTTTTTGCCGGCCGGCGCCGAACCTGCGTTTTTGGATTTACCCTTCTGGGCGTTTTCTTTGGACTTCTCGGCCATTACTTCACCCTACTTTCAACGATAATCTCGCCGCTTTTTTTCGCGACACGCACACGGTTTCTCGAGGTTTTATCGGAATTTTTAATCATCTGGACGCCAACACGCGTCGGAATGCCCTGCTTGGGATCAATCAACATGACGTTCGACACATGCACCGGCCCTTCTTTTTCAATGATGCCGCCTTGCTGATTTTTTTGGCTGGGGCGCGTGTGCCGCTTGATCAGATTCACACCTTCAACGATCACCCGGTTCTTCTCCGGAAAAACCTTCAGCACTCGTCCTTGCCGGCCGCGTTGATCGCCGCTAATCACGACCACCATATCATTTTTGCGTATTCTCATGAGCTTTATTCCTTACCGCAATGCCTTGATTATAATACTTCCGGAGCCAGAGAAATGATTTTCATGTATTGTTTATCGCGCAACTCGCGCGCAACCGGGCCAAAGATGCGGGTGCCTTTGGGCTCTTTTTCTTCGTTGATCAACACCGCGGCATTCTCATCAAACCGGATGTAAGACCCGTCTTTCCGGCGCACTTCGCGTTTGGTGCGCACGATCACGGCGTGACTGATGTCGCCCTTCTTAATGGTGCCGCCCGGGGCCGCAGATTTAACGGCCACGACGATAATATCTCCCACCGAGCCGTACCGGCGCTTGCTGCCGCCCATCACGCGGATGCACATGACTTTTTTAGCCCCGGTATTGTCAGCAACATTCAGTCTTGTATATTCTTGTACCATTTTTCACTCCCGTCAATGCTAATGTTACCAGGCTAGCAACTGGCGGTACCTTTCGAGGTTATTCAAATGTGCTCATGCCGAAAAATTCGGCGTCTCGCGGTGAAGTCCAAACTCACTTGGCTTTGTTCAAAATTTCAACCAGCCGCCAGCGCTTATTCTTGCTGAGCGGGCGGGTCTCCATAATCAAAACCGTGTCGCCAATGCCCGCGGAATTTTCTTCATCATGCGCCATGAACTTGGAGGTTTGCTTGTAATACTTTTTGTACAACGCATGACGCACCACGCGCTCGACGCTGACGACGACGCTTTTATTCATTTTATTGCTGACGACCTTGCCAATTTTTGTTTTACGCTGGCGTCGCGAGGTTTGACCTGTCGCAGTATTTTCCATATATGGCTCTTCGCTGAACTGAATGGTTACGTGGTTGCTCCGCGCGGGGCGCGCCGGCCTGTACGATATTCCTGCAAAACCGTTTTCAAGCGCGCAATGTCGCGGCGAATCATGCGCAGCCGCATGGGATTGTCCAATTGGCGTGTGGCATGCTGAAAACGGAAGTTTTGGTACTCTTCCAGGAGATCTTTGAGCTTGTGCTCCAAATCTGCCGGCGTCGATTCTTTGATTTCGTGCATCTTCATGGCGTACGGCCTGTTCGTTTACAAAGTTAGAAAGCGGGATTCGTGATCTACTTGCCAAAATCGCTGGCGCTGACAAAGCGCGTCTTGATCGGCAATTTGTGCGCGGCCAGCCGCATCGCTTCTTGCGCAACACTCTTTTCCACACCGC
The DNA window shown above is from Cytophagia bacterium CHB2 and carries:
- the rplN gene encoding 50S ribosomal protein L14; amino-acid sequence: MVQEYTRLNVADNTGAKKVMCIRVMGGSKRRYGSVGDIIVVAVKSAAPGGTIKKGDISHAVIVRTKREVRRKDGSYIRFDENAAVLINEEKEPKGTRIFGPVARELRDKQYMKIISLAPEVL
- a CDS encoding 50S ribosomal protein L24, which produces MRIRKNDMVVVISGDQRGRQGRVLKVFPEKNRVIVEGVNLIKRHTRPSQKNQQGGIIEKEGPVHVSNVMLIDPKQGIPTRVGVQMIKNSDKTSRNRVRVAKKSGEIIVESRVK
- a CDS encoding 50S ribosomal protein L29; translation: MKMHEIKESTPADLEHKLKDLLEEYQNFRFQHATRQLDNPMRLRMIRRDIARLKTVLQEYRTGRRAPRGATT
- the rpsQ gene encoding 30S ribosomal protein S17, whose translation is MENTATGQTSRRQRKTKIGKVVSNKMNKSVVVSVERVVRHALYKKYYKQTSKFMAHDEENSAGIGDTVLIMETRPLSKNKRWRLVEILNKAK
- the rplE gene encoding 50S ribosomal protein L5; translation: MAEKSKENAQKGKSKNAGSAPAGKKAAPASEAKVEKDKKEALPADYLPQLFAMYRNEIVPGLIKRFNYRNKMQVPRLAKIIINMGVGDAVDDQKYLDAAAADMEIITGQKPIITRAKKSISNFKLRENMPIGCMVTLRRWRMYEFLERFISIAVPRIRDFRGLPDKAFDGFGNYTIGVKEQIIFPEINYDKVTKIRGMNITFVTTAKSDEEAFELLAGFGMPFRRK